The Gossypium hirsutum isolate 1008001.06 chromosome D02, Gossypium_hirsutum_v2.1, whole genome shotgun sequence region aacaagccGGTATGGCATTACACATGTAATATATTTGTCAcgtcatattttgaaaatagaaaattttaatgaatttaatagttatttttttggtgagaactaaaatttaaaatttaagaagtacaaaaactaaaaacaatcaaattaaaatgcaaatattaaatctataactttcataaagtataaggactaataacaaattttaaccttaattatatTACATACATcgatttttaagtaattaaaaatgtttaactatgtgtaaaaaatatttaatcatcaaatataGTTTTAAAGAAAACATATTTAGTACACTGCAAGGGTAAGGTGATGACAAGTGTGCAATAGGATacagtaaaatatttaaaaaaatatctataatatatataaaagcatgagTTTAGAAAGACTTGACCGagtatattttattttccatcatattattaatttaattttaaaaataattataatttaatttaaacttatTAGTACAAAAATggttctaattttaaaatagagttattaattaaataaaattctaagcataaaatataagaaaatttgtgataattataatttattttacaattattagttaaaatttttgaggaaaaaattgggtttattttattttatttttctttaaaaaattgtgctaattttatttatataaaatagtgTTATTATCtaaatagaactctaagcatcttaattatcatttaattaatattagggtaattaattaatatttaggtGTGTTTGATAAACCATTAAATTAGATAAGTAGCTAGGCaactacttatcacttaatgtagaaaatattaaatcaagtttatttcattaaaaattgaaataaattatcttttaaaaaaaaaggagagataTTCAAATTaccataattattttaataacattaacattagaaataaatattcttttaaaaatcaatatttacttttatcaaacaacataattatattttgtcttcttttttttaaccATTATGCAacttaaccccttttttttaaattaatattataatttactttttttatataattttaagtttgtatattctttaaaatttaaaagaaaacatcattatCAATAATaggtaaaaaataattaaaaatactttatttaaaaattaattaaacaaaatcatacaaaaaaatggatataaaaatttaaatacatgtatactTGTGAGTCAGAGAATAACACAAGAAAATGAAGGTAGTCGATCAGCCAATAAAAGATGGTTGTAAGATCGAACTTGTGATTGCAGAGGGTCAACCTTTAGGTGACAAGGACTCTATTAAGTCCCCAAAGAAGATGAGAAAAACCCGGTTGGATTATGCCTTCTAATTCAATCTCAGGGCATTAGATTAGTTCCCAGTGTTCTTATATGTAAcatttaacaacatttaataattatcaaaagATCAATGGACACTTATGTGTTCCAAAATCCTGTAGATTTATCCCCAATATGAGTACATAAAGCTAAGGTGAACCACAGTCTAAATGTTCAGCTTAGAACAGATGCATATAATAACACGAAAAGCTGGCCAACGATACAAgagaaagaaacaagaaaagGATGATAATTGATCCTGAGTGCCTAATCACTAGCCTCGAAGTTGACAAAAGTTGAAGAAGCCGGAACCAAGTGCTCCTCCACTACAAATTAAGAGTAAACAAATTAACATGCAAAGTGGCAATGATATTCAAAAGGTTTACAGAAAGCAGAAGAGTCAGGCATCCGTAGGTGCCAATCGGAATAATATAGATTGCAAGTTTTGAGTGTTCTGTAAGGTGTCAGCAGATTGCTACCTGCCTAATCTGGTCAATTAGGACACACAAAGCACTCATGATAAGCATCcagaattaagaaaaaaaaaaccagtcGATGACTTTAATCACGTCACATTTCTGTTTCTTATCTTTACTCGAGGTAATAGACTATGGTAAAACAATCTGCTAAAACATGGTCTAGTAGCAAGATAATAAAACCCTGGGTTGAGATTCGATAGTAACATTTTCTGAACTTGCTCTATCCGCATGCAACAAGTATGTATTTTTCCGTATTTGAATTCACATCATAGAATGCCTCGGAAAACAAAACGGTGTATACAAGGGCTCAAAGACATACATGGAGTTTAGTTTGACTGAGATGGAATCATTCCTGTTTTTCTTGCATACGCAAAGATTCCTCCAGCTTCAATGACTGGCCCTGCATCCCCAATGGACTTCAATTTATACTCTTTCCCGGTGGAATGGTTGATCAAACGACTCTCCCACAACTCTATCGTCACCACATCCCCAGTCTTGCATTCCTCACATATTCTTGCTTCTGATTCTAATGGATAAACTTCCCCGGTTGCAACAGAATTCCTAAAAAATATCCTAGCATAAGATTCAGCCACGACTGCCTTTGCCCCTGCTGCCCCAAGTGCAACCGGTGCATGCTCGCGAGAGGACCCGCAACCAAAGTTAGCACCACCGATCACGATCGAGTATTTTGTCTTAGTCTCATTCGGTTCAATAAAACGAGTAGCATATGATGAAAGGAGGCCGATAAGAGCGTATGAGCCCAATTTCTCATACTCAGCCGGGTTTGAGGGAACCAATGTAAGGTATTCAGCAGGGATTATTTGATCAGTGTCGATATTATCCCCAACCACATAACAAAGGCCATGGAAGGTTTTTGTTGAGGTGTCCAGAACAGAAGCAGGTGTCGAGGTGGCATGTGTTGTGAAACTGATCGCATGTGCTGCATGTGGGGCGAAGGTGGACCAGAGGAGTTTGGCAGTCAAAGGGGAAAAGGTGGGGACTTTGATGGAGGAAGCGAATAGAGAAGGAGAGAAAACTGAGGTTTTTGATGCTGAGAAGGTGAAGGCAGATGAGTACGAAATGCGAGTCAAAGAGGCAGCCATTACTTGAATGAGTGGTGTTAATAATGTCTAATACACGTTGCGTTTTTTTCCTGAGAGCTATGCTTGATCCCAACTTCAAATTTCACCAAGTAACATAAAGCAATACTTTGTCAAGTATTCTGCAAGGCAATGAGATCGTGTAACAACTTAAAGCATACATACATACGGACATATGTATAAATACCCAAAAGCATGCTCATGCAGTCATATCTACATATATATTCAAAAAGTTTCGCATCTAAAAAAACATCAACAAAATATTGTACTGGAATAATAAACCAGAATAGTTTAGAACAGTGAGGTTCTTCCCAATCATACTCTCTAGTGCGGTCGTGCTCGAAAGAGAACAGTCCTAAATGGCACCCTAAATAAAACAGTAGGCAACGGCATAGCCTAAGGGCTAAGGCTAAGGATTGATCATGAAAGAGATTCAGACAAATCCAGAGACATAACATAAGAAACAGGAAATGGAATTATGTTAAACCAGAAATCATGAAAATTCAAACAAGCTATATACTATCCGGAGTTCCAAACCCAGAATTCATGTTATATTATCATTACCCAAATTGCTCAAACAACCCAAATCTTCATATAACGTTAACCCTAGTAAAACTAcccaaaacttgaaaaaaaaaacattttaacaaTGATTTCAACGATATTAAATCACCGGAAAAGAAGGGGAAAAGAAAACGGAGATATAGAAAAGTGAAAGAGAAGGGAGAGTGGAGGAAATACCTATGATCAGGCGGTAATGCCGAGGGTAGCTTGACTTCAGATATGGGCTCAGTGGTGAAGTCTGTAAATGGCGGCTCTCATTTATGTTCCCGTTGTGTTTTTTTCCTTGACGAATGAGTGGATACTTGCTGTATAGTAAAAACCACCACATAGAGGTGGGTAAAATAGAAAAAACAACTTCTTCTTTTTACGGTTACGGaacttttaaaaggtcaaatGCTACTATTAGTCCTTTTATTATGAGTTATTTGTGGATTTATCTGTAATattctaattttatcaattttagtcctttactttttctttttctttttttttttaattttgaagtttcAATCCTTActagtttttaaatttgttagGTCAAATTTTGCTATTACTCTTTTACTAGGGGTAAGTTGTGGGCTTAGTCAATGCCTTCCAATTTGATCTTTTTAGttttgaatattatatgaaaatagcAAGCGAcatgacattacatgtgataatatgtttatgGTATAAAGTTTTGAAAACAACATAATTTAACAGTTATCATTTAacttaatattgaaattttaaaattcaaaaaaatacaaaaacaaaaaaataaattaaagtacaCGAGCTAAATCTGCAATCGATTGCGAATATTActttagtaaatataaaatttcactttatcccccctaaaaatataaaattttgatttaatcctttaaaaattataaaaatataatctattaaaattgtgaaattacattttgatgcggaatcccggatctagacacaagagaaacacaaattagaaataaaacgagaataaataaaattagttaaataataataataaaagaagaaaaaggatagatttgccctatggaaaccttggttaacttgtaaccaaaaacgccaatgattgagcgactccctacgaaacccctagaagaagcaTCTCTAAAAACACtaatgaacgggaaagaaatttgaatatttgtaactccgaaatatccgcgaaagtaacaaactccaaactaaatagcaagagaagaatcactctactctcaaaaaatttgcctcacacaaatttggaagaaaacaaatactctctttCTATTCCCCTCAATGtgtagaaagcaagcctatttataggtaaaatacaagagtaattgaaccctaataaaactctttaaaattatctaagaaaataaataaataataacctaaccaataaaattacttaaaactcataagtgatgtgtcccaaccaatgagaattaagtaaataataataataagatacataaaagattaatccaccaatttatgggctttcactattccaagattggtccagtgaattgcattcccgtatttgtcaacgTTACGAACATGATGagttaaatttgtagcaacaaagtcttggacaaaagcattcatctttgattttaattgtcgtgccttgctttgAGTGATTGaaccactaggaaaaacaacccaTTGAGTGTCACCTCATTGACTCGTATCAGATTTTTtctattgtaaaaattacaatttaatttcgacccaaaaaaatattataatttcgCCCCTGCCCGCAACTTACATGTAATAAAGTAACTACCAACATGAGAATttgacttttgaaaaataaagtagtccaaattaaaagaaaaatgaaacctTTAATGATCTTCTAGTTTAACTAATATCATCAATGTTATTAGAACTAGATTGAATCAACCATTTGAATCGAGAATTGGTGGGTGTACTAATGAATCCGATTTTGAGCAAGCTACTTAGAATTGACATTGAAACAACAAAAAGTATTAATTGAACCAACCAAAAAATCAATCTTTTAGCCcaatttattaactcaaaccCATAAAATCCAACTAAAACcaataaaatctaatataaaatacaacccaaaaataaaaatattgcccaaataaataaaacccaacctaaaaagtataaataaaagttaaatatatattaaaattgttatttatttgttttatatttttttagatttttttttgtaaattttctatttttttgaaaaacatataattttaaattgtcaTATACTTCTCTCCCATTCTTTCACCTctcattatttcaatttaaacggaattatttttatgctttaagATAGGaaataatcatattttttattttctttcttctcactttttttttctactaagtatattaaaaaaaaaattcactttttcACTCTCTCTTTTCATCCATTAACCCCACCTTTAACTTTTACACAAAACTCTAATTTTTTACTCAGCTTTAAATAATCATAccaaatcttaaaccctaaatttaagtgtggcttttaaattttaaaatgaaattattgtgatgacaataaaaatataaatcctTAAATGCAACACAAATAATGAAATTAACATAAATCAAACAAGTAATTCAGCTATAAAATCGaaacaatattttattataataactaaatttgttgaatgaccgattttttatgttttatttttatattttaaaacaatttttcatttataacaataataaccataaaatatggagtgtatattttttattaaattaattttctatgTCATATTTTTGTCTTAAAGTTTAGATCATACCAATTATACGAGGGATCTTATTTGGATTCTATCGTAAATCGATCAATATGAATACGAATGGGTAGTTTGTTGGTAAATTTGTAtttagttaatataattactatcataaacaaatttaacttaataatttgAATTGTTGACAGTCTGTGTGGATATCATATTGGTATGATGCTATTATTATTGTATCATCGCAAAGGCACACACAAGCATGCTAATGTGTGAAGCGCGTGCACAATACTTATCAACTTTTATATCTTTAAGTGGCACTAACTTGATCGAGTTTTATGataatttaagttgtttcaaGATATTTTAAGAGAgtcaaataattttattatgccTGATATAATTGATTTACGTAAGAATAAAGAATGCTATTGGCTCGAGGTTTGTCGGGAGTGGATCGAGTTAGGACGCACATCTTAAACATATCGTTAGGGGtgctaaatgaaaattttcttcaGCCACAGTGACCAAATTAAAAGGATTTTTTTATGACCAAAACGAAAACCTCTTGAAAATTGGACGatcaacttataaataaataaataaaatgaaaaacgtCACGCCCACGGTCTCGTAGCGACTCCTCCAGCAACAGCAGAAGATGAGATGAGATGAGATGAGATGAGATGAGGATTGAGATGGCCCACTAACTCATCCGTAACACAATCTCTAGTTTCCATTTGTAGCCATTATTATCCCTTTTTCCCCCTTTCATATTCGTACTGTTACTACTACTGCTATTTCACTCGCTCTATTAATTTATCCAACCCAGCATCCAAAGCAACCCTTCTTTGCTCCTTTGCTCTCCTCACTGGGTTTTAAGGATTCCACCCTCCAATCAAGGTTTTCAATctaattttactaattttttttcttcattttttttgtaaatactaatttctaacacttttttttttggtttggtgCCAATTCAGCTATTTCCCTATGGCTTCCAATTTGCAGAAGGAATCCACTTCTTCCGGTgagcttaattattattattatgatgatgatgatttggCTTGGAATCTGTTCTGAGATTCAGTACTAATTTGGGTCTTTAATTGATTGGGCTTTTGAGTTTATACTAAAATAGTCGCTACTCTCATCGTTATCGTCAATACTGCTTTCTGattgcattttttttttgtttcttttttagtaCTTAGTTTAGGTCTTGAATTTATTGAGTTATTGAATCAAATATGAAATAGCTACCTGCCTTTCCTCGTTATTGTCAACGCTGcctttttaattgtgttattcCTGTTGAATACTATGCTTAGGTCTTGTAACTGAATTAAGGATTGCTTAATTTCGTTTTGTTGGGGTTCAATTTTCTGGATTTCTGTATGACTTCATTTAAGAGTTAGTACTTTATGTTTCTTTTTTGTCTTTGTTAGATGAGAAATCGACTTTGACAACGGAGAGCAAAAGTTCTAACCCAGAAACATCCACCGCCGAGAACAAAACTTCTTCCACTGGGCCGTCTCAACCAGCACAGGCTGGAGCTTCCCCTACCACTATGCCTGGGTTTGTGCCACCCAATCCTTTTGATTTCTCAGCCATGAGTGGCCTTCTTAATGTAAGCTTCTCTCTGTTTTTATTTCAATTCTTGTTTGCATTAGTGTGAACTGTTTATTTGAATGAATTAATCCAATAAGCTTTCATTTGATTGCCTTTTGATTATCATAGCTCATCTTACAGTTTATGGCCGTGGAAATACTGCAGTAGTAGTCCAGTACAGCATCTCTGTAGTGTATTAAGGCTGGCAAGTGGAAGAATAGAACAGTGTCCACTGATAAATTTAGGAACTTCCATAAATCTTTTGAATTAATCTATAATTTCACTTGTACAAGGGATGTTAAACTTTGTTGGATCTTCCTTTATCGGCCTCCACACAATTGCACCATCACGTGTTCAAGTCATTTTgggtaattttgagttttggttGTTTTAGATGTAATTTTGGGGCAGATTAAGATGAGAATAAAATtgacaattaaattttaatgaaaaagttGGTAATTGCTATTTTATagtattaagttagtattaatgTTGGTTCAGATCAAGTTTTGTTGGTTTTATGGGCTGAAAGCAATATATCTAGAATGGAGTGTAAGGAAGAGGTGGCAAACAGGCAGGTTTGAGTCGGGCCATATGGCTTTGAGTAGTTTTCGGGCTTAGGTTTCTTGAGTTTGTTTGGTTTGGATTCAAACaaattgattattaatttttaatcaaaatgCCATTAATTTAACTTTTTGCATTGAATTTAGATTAATGCAGGTTTGGATTATGTTAGTTCGGGCTTTGGTTTGTTCAAGGCTCAGATTTCTTTGGATGCAGTTTTTTACTTTTTGGTAAATTTGGGTCTAGGCAGGTTCTGAAGTTTGTTATTCTTGTGATTGATTCGGGTTGATATTAATCTCATGCATATGTGTGTTTGTGTAATATATCATATACATTCCAATTTGGTTCCCTAATAGCTTTTATTTAAGCCTCAACCTCAacacattttaattttatggCTTATGCATGTTAATTATCTTGGTTTGTTACTTTGTTAGGATCCAAGCATCAAGGAACTAGCTGAGCAGATAGCTAAAGATCCTTCATTCACCCAAATGGCAGAACGGCTCACTAAGACATTTCAAGGGGCAGCAACTGAAGATAGTATGCCGCAGTTTGATCCACAGCAGTACTATTCAACTATGCAACAGGTTATGCAGAACCCCCAGTTTATGACCATGGCTGAGCGCCTTGGTAATGCACTAATGCAGGTGCGGGCTTGGTTGCAAGTTTAAGGGGATTCACAGTTCTTTTAGTGTTTTGCCCTTGTATTAGATTACATGAAATCACATTGAAAGACGAAGCTTTTGTTTTGTCTTTCTTTAGGATCCAGCTATGTCTAGCATGCTTGACAGTTTCACTAATCCTCAACACAAAGACCAGATTGAGCAAAGGATGGCACTTATCAAAGAAGATCCATCACTGAAGCATATTCTAGATGAAATAGAGACTGGTGGTCCTGCAGCAATGATGAAGTGGGTGATTAGTAGCCTCATAATTTTATTAGCTTATGAGCATAACATTTTCATCATTAGAATGAGTGTAGGATGCGTGTGTTAAACAATTTGTTCACTAAAAGTTTTCTTATTTAGGTATTGGAATGATAAAGATGTTCTGAAGAAGTTGGGTGAAGCAATGGGTCTTGCAGTTTCAGGGGATGCAGCCACTTCTGCCGACAACTCTGCGGCAGATGAAGGTGATGAAGTAGGAAATGAGGATGAATCAATTGTACACAATTGTGCTAGTGTTGGTGATGTTGAGGTATGGCAAAAATGAATGGTTTGTATGTTTGTTCTTGCCCTTTGACTAATAATCTAAAAAGTTTGATTCTATTCATGATTTAGGGTCTGAAAGCTGCACTAGCCTCTGGTGCCGACAAGGATGAAGAAGATTCAGAGGGAAGAACAGCATTGCATTTTGCATGTGGATATGGCGAGGTATAATCATTTTATAACTGCATCTCGCTTTTCCTCCCCTGCTCTCTCAACTGTTGCATTCCCAAGAATTGGAAAGTTGGATTAGATTTAATCACTAATTACCTAAAAGCATGCGTCTCTAACACTTATTATTGTCTTGTTAtatcataattcataaataataacCTCAGTCCTCTATGCACTAAGGACCTTGTCTTAATTGCCTCGTTGAAGGCAAGTTTTGGGATGGACAAATATTGAAAGTTGAAACAGATCTTGGATGGCCTACTTATAGTATGTTGAAAGCAGTTGGGAATAGTAGGGCTTGGATCCTTAAAGCGTATTCTTTTGCTATAGCATCTCATCTTGGGATCCTTGTGGTGGGAAAAAAAGTTTATATTGTTATTAAACATCAATATCAGGAATTAGTGTATAATGGAATATGCCATAGCTACTAAGGTATATGCTTGCTTCTTGGTTCAGCGCTTACTAATGACCATCTACTGGGCATATCGATGTTGCTTTTTGTGTAACAATAATCCCTTTATTAAACAATAGGAGTATCATGTTTTCGATATAATTTCAGGTGAAATGTGCCCAAGTCCTTATTGAAGCTGGAGCAAAAGTGGATGCTTTGGACAAGAATAAGAATACTGCACTTCATTATGCAGCTGGTTATGGAAGGAAAGACTGTGTGGCCCTTTTACTTGAGAACGGTGCTGCTGTGTAAGTAAACAACTTGTCGGCTAACCATCGAAGCTGACTCTTATAGGGTATTTTTGCCTTTCAATGAAAGTAATTTCTTGTTTCATTGCTGCAGCACACTCCAAAACATGGATGGCAAGACTGCTATAGATGTAGCCAAGCTCAACAACCAGCATGAGGTGCTTAAGTTACTGGAGAAGGATGCTTTCCTGTGAGTTGGAGTGTCGGCAGCAGCCATGTGTATTGTGTGGGTCCTAGCATGTGATAGGCCATTTCACTGTGCTATTAGACAAAAACAAATTTGCTTTCATTTCGTATGCGGGTTATGATCACACAGTCACGGCTCGACTAGTTGTCCATGCTGTCTGGTTGCTACATGTAGCATTTTTTTTCCCTCTCTAAATATTAGTTTTACAATTGATTTTCTAAAATAGTTTATATGTGGGAATGTTTCATGTGGACCACCGATTTCACTTTTCCATTTATCACCATTTACAGCTGTGCggtctttttaatgattaaagAAAAGGTTGTTAACGGTAACCTTTGTTTCTGCCAAATGTCTAATTGGTTTAAAAACCTAGAGTCAACAATAAATCCAAAATAATTCTGATTAATATTCAATTAATCCAACAGATTTGACATTTTAACcgttttttaattattatgtaattttttaaaattcaatcaaaatacaaaacacaagtatttataattttaatcaattaattaaaccgaattaaaatttaataaattaatcgttaaaagagagagagagagaaaggttTAGGTAGTTGATATAATAATTATGTAAAAGGAATGTATTGGGCTAAATTTAACACACAATAACAGTAATTTACAATGTAAAGTTACGTTTCCATTAATGTATGTATAAGTTTAATTATAATAAGCCACCGACTGACCGACATGTTGTGTGGCTAGCTAGCCACGTGCTTGGATGTTATAGTATCTCTTAGATTGGGCTGCGCCCACGAATTTGTACAATTAAAAGGTAAGTGTAGAGTGTTTGGGATGAAAGCCAGGTAAtagaaaaaacataaaaatagaaattgtggTTCTCTTAGTTGCCCCGCTTTTGCCGTGTccaactttttttaaatttcgaagaaggttactttaataataatttataaattcttttaaataaaatctCGAGTTAcaactttataaataaatttttttttattatttgaagaATTTTGCCTTTCCTTTAAAGATGAATCAATGTAATTGTAAATAGA contains the following coding sequences:
- the LOC107888129 gene encoding ankyrin repeat domain-containing protein 2A encodes the protein MASNLQKESTSSDEKSTLTTESKSSNPETSTAENKTSSTGPSQPAQAGASPTTMPGFVPPNPFDFSAMSGLLNDPSIKELAEQIAKDPSFTQMAERLTKTFQGAATEDSMPQFDPQQYYSTMQQVMQNPQFMTMAERLGNALMQDPAMSSMLDSFTNPQHKDQIEQRMALIKEDPSLKHILDEIETGGPAAMMKYWNDKDVLKKLGEAMGLAVSGDAATSADNSAADEGDEVGNEDESIVHNCASVGDVEGLKAALASGADKDEEDSEGRTALHFACGYGEVKCAQVLIEAGAKVDALDKNKNTALHYAAGYGRKDCVALLLENGAAVTLQNMDGKTAIDVAKLNNQHEVLKLLEKDAFL
- the LOC121214804 gene encoding 3-isopropylmalate dehydratase small subunit 1, giving the protein MAASLTRISYSSAFTFSASKTSVFSPSLFASSIKVPTFSPLTAKLLWSTFAPHAAHAISFTTHATSTPASVLDTSTKTFHGLCYVVGDNIDTDQIIPAEYLTLVPSNPAEYEKLGSYALIGLLSSYATRFIEPNETKTKYSIVIGGANFGCGSSREHAPVALGAAGAKAVVAESYARIFFRNSVATGEVYPLESEARICEECKTGDVVTIELWESRLINHSTGKEYKLKSIGDAGPVIEAGGIFAYARKTGMIPSQSN